Proteins from a single region of Runella sp. SP2:
- the uvrA gene encoding excinuclease ABC subunit UvrA, with translation MENNQPILTDIELTGHDRIEVMGAREHNLKNIDVTIPRNKLVVVTGISGSGKSSLAFDTIYAEGQRRYMESFSAYARGFLGDMERPDVDKIEGLSPVISIEQKTTSRNPRSTVGTVTEIYDFLRLLYARAGDAYSYATGRPMIKQSQDQIIDQILGQFENQKAILLAPVVKGRKGHYRELFVQIAKLGYTKVRVDGEVQDITPKMQLDRYKIHDIEIVIDRLIPKTEDRFRLSQSVGTTLKQGKGVMMLLDAKNQVHYFSQNLMDPESGISYDDPAPNSFSFNSPYGWCPTCQGLGVIEEITEESIIPDKTLSLSKGAIAPIGEYRDLWIFKQLEVLLKPYKVNLNTPIEKFPAEAIDIMLNGTDEPVPVPSKKYEGTEWNTKYEGIIPFLRRQQENGTEKIQEWLKDFMHINTCPDCKGARLKKEALWFKIGDKNIAELAEADISELSRWINDGLEERITERQRLIGREVLKEIRKRIGFLLDVGLDYLTLNRPLKTLSGGEAQRIRLATQIGTQLTGVLYIMDEPSIGLHQRDNVRLIDSLKKLRDLGNTVLVVEHDKDMMLESDYILDIGPGAGRHGGQVVGHGTPAEFLENGSLTSDFLSGRRAIEIPKKRRAGNGNAIVLKGATGHNLKNVTLKLPLGKMVSVTGVSGSGKSSLIHETLFPILNRHFYNSKREPLPFKSIEGLEHIDKVIEVDQSPIGRTPRSNPATYTNLFSEIRTLFAELPEAKIRGYKPGRFSFNVKGGRCEDCEGAGMKKIEMEFLPDVYVDCDTCKGKRFNRETLEVRYKGKSVADVLDMTVEQALEFFESIPKIHRKVQTLNDVGLGYITLGQHATTLSGGEAQRVKLAEELSKKDTGKTLYILDEPTTGLHFQDIKHLLHVLDKLADKGNTVLIIEHNLDVIKVSDHVIDLGPEGGNGGGRIIGEGTPEQVAKVKESFTGKFLKMELE, from the coding sequence ATGGAGAACAATCAGCCTATTTTAACAGACATCGAACTCACAGGCCACGACCGCATTGAGGTTATGGGCGCCCGAGAACACAATCTAAAAAACATCGACGTTACCATTCCGCGCAATAAACTCGTGGTAGTAACGGGTATCAGTGGCAGTGGCAAATCATCGCTTGCCTTTGATACCATTTACGCCGAAGGCCAACGCCGCTACATGGAGAGCTTTTCGGCCTACGCGCGCGGTTTTTTGGGCGACATGGAGCGCCCCGACGTGGACAAAATCGAAGGACTCAGTCCTGTCATCAGCATTGAACAAAAAACCACCTCGCGCAACCCCCGCTCTACGGTCGGGACGGTAACCGAAATCTACGACTTTTTGCGCCTTTTGTACGCCCGCGCAGGTGATGCTTACAGCTACGCCACGGGGCGACCAATGATTAAGCAGTCGCAAGACCAAATCATCGACCAAATTCTCGGTCAGTTTGAGAATCAAAAAGCGATACTCCTCGCCCCTGTCGTGAAAGGACGGAAAGGGCACTACCGCGAATTGTTTGTTCAAATTGCCAAACTAGGCTACACCAAAGTACGGGTGGACGGTGAAGTGCAGGACATTACGCCCAAAATGCAGCTCGACCGTTACAAAATCCACGACATCGAAATTGTTATTGATAGGTTAATTCCAAAAACCGAAGACCGTTTTCGATTGAGCCAATCGGTCGGAACTACTCTCAAGCAAGGAAAAGGGGTAATGATGCTTTTGGATGCGAAAAATCAAGTGCATTATTTCTCCCAAAACCTCATGGATCCTGAGTCGGGAATCAGTTACGACGACCCTGCTCCCAACAGTTTCTCCTTCAACTCCCCTTACGGCTGGTGCCCTACTTGCCAAGGATTGGGCGTGATTGAGGAAATTACGGAAGAAAGTATCATTCCCGATAAAACCCTCAGTCTCAGCAAAGGCGCCATTGCTCCCATCGGCGAGTACCGCGACTTATGGATTTTCAAACAACTTGAAGTATTACTCAAACCTTACAAAGTAAACCTCAATACTCCGATTGAGAAGTTTCCAGCCGAGGCCATTGACATTATGCTCAACGGCACCGACGAGCCTGTGCCTGTACCTTCCAAAAAGTATGAAGGGACTGAATGGAACACCAAATACGAGGGCATCATTCCGTTTTTACGCCGTCAGCAAGAAAACGGAACGGAGAAAATTCAGGAATGGCTCAAGGATTTTATGCACATCAATACCTGCCCCGATTGCAAGGGGGCTCGTTTGAAAAAAGAAGCGCTTTGGTTTAAAATTGGGGATAAAAACATTGCCGAATTAGCCGAAGCTGATATTAGCGAATTGAGCCGCTGGATCAACGACGGACTGGAAGAGCGTATCACCGAACGTCAGCGGTTGATTGGCCGTGAAGTGCTCAAGGAAATTAGAAAACGAATTGGTTTCTTGCTAGACGTTGGCTTGGATTACCTTACCCTCAACCGTCCCTTAAAAACCCTTTCGGGGGGCGAAGCGCAACGCATTCGTCTGGCCACGCAAATCGGGACGCAGCTTACGGGCGTGCTTTACATCATGGACGAACCCAGCATTGGATTGCACCAACGCGACAACGTTCGTCTGATTGATTCGCTAAAAAAACTACGGGATTTGGGCAACACCGTCCTCGTCGTTGAGCACGACAAAGACATGATGCTCGAATCCGATTATATCCTCGACATCGGCCCTGGCGCGGGACGCCACGGCGGACAAGTAGTAGGCCACGGAACTCCCGCTGAGTTTCTGGAAAACGGCTCTCTGACCTCCGACTTTTTGAGTGGCCGCCGCGCCATCGAAATTCCTAAAAAACGCCGCGCAGGAAACGGTAATGCCATTGTGTTGAAAGGCGCAACGGGGCATAACCTCAAAAACGTAACGCTCAAACTTCCGCTTGGTAAAATGGTGAGCGTAACGGGCGTGAGCGGCAGCGGGAAATCTTCCCTCATCCACGAGACGTTGTTCCCGATTCTCAACCGCCATTTTTACAATTCAAAACGCGAACCGTTACCGTTTAAAAGCATCGAGGGTCTAGAGCATATCGACAAAGTAATTGAGGTGGATCAGTCACCGATTGGCCGCACACCTCGCTCTAACCCTGCGACCTACACCAACTTATTTTCGGAAATCCGTACGTTGTTTGCCGAACTTCCCGAGGCCAAAATTCGTGGTTACAAACCTGGACGTTTTTCGTTCAACGTAAAAGGCGGTCGTTGTGAGGATTGCGAAGGCGCGGGAATGAAAAAAATCGAAATGGAGTTTTTGCCCGACGTTTACGTTGATTGTGATACCTGCAAAGGCAAACGCTTCAACCGAGAAACCTTGGAAGTACGCTACAAGGGAAAATCCGTGGCCGATGTCCTCGACATGACGGTAGAGCAAGCGCTGGAGTTTTTTGAAAGTATCCCAAAAATTCACCGTAAAGTTCAGACCCTCAACGACGTGGGCTTAGGATACATTACCCTTGGTCAACACGCCACTACCCTTTCGGGTGGCGAAGCGCAACGTGTAAAGCTGGCTGAAGAACTTTCTAAAAAAGATACAGGCAAAACGCTCTATATTTTGGACGAACCTACGACGGGGCTTCATTTTCAGGACATTAAACATCTGCTTCACGTCTTGGATAAACTCGCCGACAAGGGAAATACGGTACTGATTATTGAGCACAACTTGGATGTCATCAAGGTATCAGATCACGTCATTGACCTTGGCCCTGAAGGTGGAAACGGCGGCGGGCGCATCATCGGCGAAGGCACGCCAGAGCAAGTAGCAAAGGTAAAGGAAAGCTTTACTGGGAAGTTTTTGAAGATGGAGTTGGAGTAA
- a CDS encoding S9 family peptidase produces the protein MLFLPNYRGVLWVLASVCTVFTAVAQKIPVNYDESQMPAYTLPNPLVLSNGKPVTSVSVWEKTRRPELRKLFAEEVYGVNPFPSTIKSTVEVKTVNENALGGKAISKQITLRFPTISPTAALNILLYLPKNAKKAPAFVSLNFTGNHSTTHEKEVLVTENWVNSGFDKSFVNNRATETSRGIAERRWPYEAIVARGYAVATAYYGDLEPDHAEGWKTGIRSVLTPEQREKWSALGVWAWSMSRMVDYLIEHEGQIDAKKIIGVGHSRIGKATLWAGAEDPRFAVVISNDSGEGGAALARRWIGETVEHLNTQFPHWFCANYKKYNKAVAQLPVDQHELLSLIAPRPLYVASASKDTWADPKGEFLSAVEAGKVYQLYKKTGLGTSEMPAVNTSVGQSIGYHLRDGGHDILLYDWEQYMNFIDKHIKIQ, from the coding sequence ATGCTATTTTTGCCTAATTATAGAGGTGTCTTATGGGTTTTAGCAAGTGTATGTACTGTTTTTACGGCAGTTGCGCAAAAAATCCCCGTCAACTATGACGAAAGCCAAATGCCAGCTTATACGTTGCCCAACCCATTGGTGCTTTCCAATGGAAAACCCGTGACGTCCGTTTCGGTATGGGAAAAAACACGTCGTCCCGAATTACGCAAGCTGTTTGCCGAAGAAGTCTATGGCGTAAATCCTTTTCCGAGTACTATCAAAAGTACGGTGGAGGTCAAAACCGTCAACGAAAATGCGTTGGGCGGAAAAGCTATTTCCAAACAAATTACCCTACGTTTTCCAACGATTTCGCCTACTGCGGCGCTGAATATTTTGTTGTATTTGCCCAAAAATGCAAAGAAAGCCCCCGCGTTTGTGAGTCTCAATTTTACTGGAAACCACAGTACTACCCACGAAAAAGAGGTGCTGGTGACGGAAAACTGGGTAAATTCAGGTTTTGATAAAAGCTTTGTCAACAACCGAGCCACCGAAACCTCACGGGGAATTGCCGAACGACGTTGGCCTTACGAAGCGATTGTTGCCCGTGGATACGCCGTCGCGACGGCCTATTACGGTGACCTTGAACCTGACCACGCCGAAGGCTGGAAAACGGGAATACGCTCCGTGCTGACCCCTGAGCAGCGCGAAAAATGGAGCGCTCTTGGCGTATGGGCGTGGAGCATGAGCCGCATGGTCGATTACTTGATTGAGCACGAAGGTCAGATTGACGCCAAAAAAATCATCGGCGTTGGACATTCGCGCATCGGAAAAGCAACGCTCTGGGCGGGAGCGGAAGACCCGCGTTTTGCGGTGGTGATTTCCAACGATTCGGGTGAAGGAGGGGCGGCATTGGCTCGCCGATGGATTGGCGAAACCGTCGAGCACCTTAACACGCAATTTCCCCATTGGTTTTGTGCCAACTACAAAAAATATAACAAAGCTGTGGCGCAACTGCCCGTCGATCAGCACGAGTTATTGTCATTGATTGCTCCCCGACCGCTTTACGTGGCAAGTGCTTCCAAGGATACGTGGGCCGACCCGAAAGGGGAGTTCTTGAGCGCCGTGGAAGCAGGAAAAGTGTATCAATTGTACAAAAAAACGGGTTTAGGTACCTCCGAAATGCCTGCGGTAAATACGTCTGTAGGGCAGTCAATCGGTTATCATTTACGCGACGGAGGGCACGATATTTTGCTTTATGACTGGGAACAATACATGAACTTTATCGACAAGCACATTAAAATCCAATAA
- a CDS encoding S41 family peptidase, with the protein MKKNILLLTIFFLTSALSQALFAQTWLRYPSISPDGKTIVFTYKGDIWKVAASGGAAVPLTLHEAHDYMPVWSHDGKRIAFASDRHGNFDVFTIPAEGGEAKRITFHSANELPYDFSTDNQNVVFGSARQDLATNRQYPAGYMTELYSVSINGGRVKQLLTTPAEDVKYNRDGSKFVYHDRKGGENAWRKHHTSAIARDLWVYDTKTQKHTKLTNFAGEDRNAVWSDDKTLFYLSETSGSFNVHKLSLDNTAQSQAITSFKKHPVRFLSRANDGVLCFGYNGEIFTLNPTEGGNPKKVNISIAADTRANNDRVLSVNGGVSSMAVSPNGKEVAYIFRGEVFVSSVEGGITKRITNSAGQERSVSFSPDGKALVYSSERGNRWKIFETRISRKEEPYFYASTLLKESELIANEKENYLPKYSPDGKEIAFVEDRATLKILTLATKQTRTILTNQDLFSWGDHDQYFQWSPDGKWFLFDYKIPNLREGEVGLISTDGKGKITNLTQSGFEDESPKWVQGGKAMLWFSNREGLKSLSQSGNTQSDVYAMFFTQAAFDKFKLSKEEAALAKEVEEKAAKADTTKKKDAKKDSTVVIELDGLELRKARLTIHSSNLSDALINKDGDMLYYLSRFEKGYNLWSTNLRTRETKQLVALNANGGGSMVWDKEQKSIFLNSDGRISKIDPTSGKQESIGISGEMNLDVAAERAFMFEHVWRRTKTTFYTATFHGVDWDSYKPDYEKHLPHIGNNYEFSELLSELLGELNVSHSGASYFGGGTAGADATAALGVFYDQSFTGTGMRVEEVIKDGPLDKAGLNIKAGTIIEAIDGETLTPDRDYAQFLNRKSGKNVLLTLLEGTARREVVVKPISVGEESQLLYKRWVRRNQDEVEKQSNGTLGYIHIPGMADGPFRVTYDEVMGKYALKKGIVVDTRNNGGGDLVSDLATFFSGKTYMYNSTDKRVIYSEPSYRWSKPSISLANEANYSDGHCYAHMTQAASLNKLVGMPVPGTCTFAGWETLQDPSIRWGVPPVGVKSMAGTYLENAQTEPNIKISNDYDIVGKGKDQQLERAVEELVKEVK; encoded by the coding sequence GTGAAAAAAAATATTCTACTTCTGACGATTTTCTTTCTTACTTCTGCCCTCAGTCAGGCTCTTTTTGCCCAAACGTGGCTCCGCTATCCTAGTATTTCGCCCGATGGCAAAACCATTGTTTTTACGTACAAAGGAGACATTTGGAAAGTCGCGGCTTCGGGCGGGGCTGCTGTGCCCCTCACCCTCCACGAAGCCCACGACTACATGCCCGTCTGGTCGCACGATGGCAAACGAATCGCTTTTGCCTCCGACCGCCACGGCAACTTCGACGTCTTTACTATTCCTGCCGAAGGAGGTGAAGCCAAGCGCATTACGTTTCATTCGGCCAATGAACTTCCCTATGATTTCAGCACCGACAATCAGAACGTTGTTTTTGGAAGTGCGCGGCAAGATTTGGCCACCAACCGTCAGTACCCCGCAGGTTACATGACGGAGCTTTACAGCGTGTCAATCAATGGTGGACGCGTCAAACAACTCTTGACCACTCCTGCCGAAGACGTTAAGTACAACCGCGACGGCAGCAAGTTCGTCTATCACGACCGCAAAGGAGGCGAAAATGCTTGGCGCAAACATCATACATCAGCCATCGCAAGAGACCTTTGGGTGTATGACACCAAAACCCAAAAACATACCAAGCTCACCAATTTTGCAGGAGAAGACCGCAACGCCGTTTGGAGCGATGACAAGACGCTTTTTTACCTGAGTGAAACCAGTGGTTCGTTCAATGTTCACAAACTTTCTTTGGACAATACGGCTCAGTCACAAGCCATTACTTCGTTCAAAAAACACCCTGTTCGCTTCCTAAGTCGCGCCAACGACGGGGTTCTTTGCTTTGGGTACAATGGCGAAATTTTTACCCTTAATCCCACCGAAGGAGGAAATCCAAAGAAAGTCAACATCAGCATTGCGGCAGATACCCGCGCCAACAACGACCGCGTACTTTCGGTCAACGGTGGCGTAAGCAGCATGGCCGTTTCGCCCAATGGAAAAGAAGTAGCGTACATTTTTCGCGGTGAAGTGTTTGTCAGTTCGGTAGAAGGCGGTATCACCAAGCGCATCACCAACAGCGCAGGCCAAGAGCGGAGCGTAAGTTTTTCACCCGATGGCAAAGCCTTGGTGTATTCATCGGAACGGGGCAATCGTTGGAAAATCTTCGAAACGCGCATCAGCCGCAAAGAAGAACCGTACTTCTATGCCTCTACTCTGTTAAAAGAAAGCGAACTCATTGCGAATGAGAAAGAAAATTACCTACCAAAATATTCTCCCGACGGCAAAGAAATCGCCTTTGTGGAAGACCGCGCGACGCTCAAAATCCTTACGTTGGCGACCAAACAAACCCGTACGATTCTGACCAACCAAGACTTGTTTTCATGGGGCGACCACGACCAGTATTTTCAATGGAGCCCCGACGGAAAATGGTTTTTGTTTGATTACAAAATCCCCAACCTCCGCGAAGGTGAAGTGGGCCTAATTTCTACCGACGGCAAAGGTAAAATCACCAACCTTACCCAAAGTGGTTTTGAAGACGAAAGTCCCAAGTGGGTACAAGGTGGAAAAGCCATGTTGTGGTTTAGCAACCGCGAAGGTTTGAAAAGCCTTTCGCAAAGCGGGAACACCCAATCAGACGTTTATGCGATGTTTTTCACGCAAGCAGCTTTCGACAAGTTTAAATTGAGCAAAGAAGAAGCTGCTTTGGCCAAAGAAGTAGAAGAAAAAGCGGCAAAAGCCGATACCACCAAAAAGAAAGATGCAAAAAAAGACTCGACGGTAGTGATTGAACTCGACGGGTTGGAGTTGCGCAAAGCCCGTTTGACCATTCATTCATCCAACTTATCGGATGCCCTTATCAACAAAGACGGCGATATGCTTTATTATCTTTCACGTTTTGAAAAAGGCTATAACCTGTGGAGCACCAACCTACGCACCCGCGAAACCAAACAGCTCGTGGCACTCAACGCCAACGGCGGTGGTAGCATGGTGTGGGACAAAGAACAGAAATCTATTTTCTTAAACTCCGACGGGCGAATTTCTAAAATTGACCCTACTTCTGGCAAACAAGAAAGCATTGGCATCAGCGGCGAAATGAACCTCGACGTGGCCGCCGAACGGGCGTTTATGTTTGAGCACGTATGGCGCCGTACCAAAACTACCTTTTACACGGCTACTTTCCACGGCGTTGATTGGGATAGCTACAAACCCGATTATGAAAAACACCTGCCACACATCGGAAACAATTACGAATTCTCGGAACTACTTTCGGAATTACTGGGCGAGCTGAACGTCTCACACTCAGGTGCTTCGTATTTTGGCGGAGGAACTGCGGGAGCCGATGCTACAGCTGCGTTGGGTGTTTTTTACGATCAAAGTTTTACAGGAACAGGAATGCGCGTAGAAGAAGTGATAAAAGATGGCCCGCTCGACAAAGCAGGCTTAAACATCAAAGCAGGAACCATCATCGAAGCCATCGACGGTGAAACCCTTACGCCCGACCGTGACTATGCGCAGTTTTTGAATCGCAAGTCGGGTAAAAACGTTTTATTGACCTTGCTTGAAGGCACAGCACGTCGTGAAGTTGTGGTAAAACCCATTTCAGTAGGTGAAGAAAGCCAATTATTGTACAAACGTTGGGTACGTCGTAACCAAGACGAAGTAGAAAAACAGAGCAACGGAACACTAGGCTACATTCACATTCCTGGCATGGCCGATGGGCCTTTCCGCGTCACGTACGACGAAGTAATGGGTAAATATGCGCTCAAAAAAGGTATTGTGGTCGATACCCGCAACAACGGCGGCGGCGACTTGGTATCCGATTTGGCCACTTTCTTTTCGGGTAAAACCTACATGTACAACTCTACCGACAAGCGCGTTATTTATTCGGAGCCAAGCTATCGTTGGAGTAAGCCGAGCATTTCGTTGGCCAACGAAGCTAACTATTCCGACGGCCACTGTTATGCCCACATGACCCAAGCGGCTTCGCTCAATAAGCTGGTCGGGATGCCCGTACCAGGAACTTGTACGTTTGCTGGTTGGGAAACCTTACAAGACCCAAGCATCCGTTGGGGCGTGCCGCCTGTGGGAGTGAAAAGCATGGCGGGTACGTACCTAGAAAACGCCCAAACAGAACCCAATATCAAGATTTCTAACGACTACGACATAGTAGGCAAAGGCAAAGACCAACAGCTAGAACGTGCCGTAGAGGAATTGGTGAAAGAGGTGAAGTAG
- a CDS encoding YcxB family protein — MQPFTINSVLTEKDAIVIGEKLFRKRNRYVFWGGRIIAYLSLFTSFFLVQLEFERKANEPSNFLETICLIIISLLLLLLPKLRAYQFRKNFMSNASVKNGLVSRFSDDKIEILAGESTSQAPWVTVYDFVQISNWHLLMFNEVNYIPISKNQITEEQVLWIESKIEKQKLLSK, encoded by the coding sequence ATGCAGCCATTTACAATAAATTCAGTGTTAACCGAAAAAGATGCCATAGTAATAGGCGAAAAGTTATTTAGAAAACGTAACAGATACGTCTTTTGGGGAGGCCGCATTATTGCTTATCTATCGTTATTTACTTCGTTTTTTTTAGTTCAATTAGAGTTTGAGCGTAAGGCTAATGAGCCTAGTAATTTTCTTGAAACCATCTGTTTAATAATCATCTCTCTATTGCTATTACTACTTCCTAAGCTAAGGGCATACCAATTTCGTAAAAACTTCATGTCAAATGCCTCAGTTAAAAATGGCTTAGTATCCCGTTTTAGTGATGATAAAATAGAAATTTTAGCGGGAGAGTCTACTTCCCAAGCTCCATGGGTCACTGTGTATGATTTCGTCCAAATTTCAAACTGGCACCTTCTCATGTTCAATGAGGTTAATTACATACCTATTTCTAAAAATCAGATAACAGAAGAACAGGTTTTGTGGATTGAATCTAAAATTGAGAAACAAAAACTATTGAGTAAATAG
- a CDS encoding acetyl-CoA carboxylase biotin carboxyl carrier protein subunit, with protein MLKVIINEQQAFEVETKNETTTLNGQPFAWDLVALDNGHFHIIKDDRSFNAEVVEANYADKSFKLKVNETIYNVAAKDRFDLLLEQMGMNSSAKNKVNNIKAPMPGLIWDIKVQVGDVVKAGDVVLVLVAMKMENALKSSGDGVVKSIKVNKGDSVDKNQVLIEFE; from the coding sequence ATGTTAAAAGTAATCATCAACGAACAACAAGCTTTTGAAGTAGAAACAAAAAATGAAACTACGACACTCAACGGACAACCGTTTGCGTGGGATTTGGTAGCCTTAGACAACGGTCATTTTCACATTATTAAAGACGACCGCTCGTTTAATGCCGAAGTAGTTGAAGCCAACTACGCCGATAAGAGTTTCAAATTGAAGGTAAACGAAACCATTTATAACGTAGCTGCCAAAGACCGTTTTGACCTGTTGCTGGAACAAATGGGAATGAATAGCAGCGCCAAAAACAAAGTGAACAATATCAAAGCGCCGATGCCAGGATTAATTTGGGACATCAAAGTGCAAGTAGGCGATGTCGTAAAAGCGGGCGATGTAGTGTTGGTATTGGTGGCGATGAAAATGGAGAACGCCCTCAAATCGTCGGGCGATGGCGTGGTAAAAAGCATTAAGGTCAACAAAGGCGATAGTGTTGACAAGAACCAAGTACTTATAGAATTTGAATAA
- the pyrH gene encoding UMP kinase has product MQQPRYKRILLKLSGEALSGPDKKQVIDFDILQQFAQEVKTVVDAGVQVAIVIGGGNIFRGASVEKSGIDRVQGDYMGMLATVINSMAIQSSLEKHGMYTRLMSAIKMEQVAEPMIRRRAVRHLEKGRVVIFGAGTGNPYFTTDSAGALRAIEINADAVLKGTRVDGIYTADPEKDPTATRYEKITYDQALTENLKIMDLTAFALCKENNLPIIVFDMNKPGNLLRLVNGDSVGTLVSN; this is encoded by the coding sequence ATGCAACAACCTAGATACAAACGTATTCTCCTAAAGCTCAGTGGTGAAGCGCTAAGTGGCCCCGACAAAAAACAAGTTATAGATTTTGACATTCTGCAGCAGTTTGCTCAGGAGGTCAAAACGGTCGTAGATGCGGGAGTGCAAGTAGCGATTGTGATTGGGGGAGGAAACATTTTTCGCGGTGCCTCGGTCGAAAAATCGGGCATTGACCGCGTCCAAGGAGATTACATGGGGATGCTTGCAACCGTCATCAACAGCATGGCGATTCAGAGTTCGCTCGAAAAACACGGCATGTACACCCGTTTGATGTCGGCCATTAAAATGGAACAGGTCGCCGAGCCCATGATTCGCCGTCGGGCGGTACGCCACCTAGAAAAAGGTCGGGTAGTGATTTTTGGAGCAGGTACTGGAAACCCTTACTTTACAACTGACTCAGCAGGGGCGCTTCGCGCCATCGAAATTAATGCCGATGCGGTGTTGAAAGGAACGCGCGTGGATGGTATTTACACGGCAGATCCTGAAAAAGATCCAACAGCGACGCGTTACGAAAAAATTACGTACGATCAAGCCTTGACAGAAAACCTAAAAATCATGGATTTGACGGCTTTTGCCCTTTGCAAAGAAAACAACTTGCCAATCATTGTTTTTGACATGAATAAGCCAGGCAACCTCTTGAGATTGGTCAATGGTGATTCGGTCGGGACGCTGGTGTCGAATTAA
- a CDS encoding DMT family transporter — protein MDDSSKNPLQAWILLILVALTWGTSFILIKKSLGTFSVTEVAAGRLFLASLFFVPIMLKTRNQIPLDRFPFILVSALMGYVIPAFLFAKAGTRLNSSLSGMLNSLSPLCTLVLGVVFFAQPRRPMQIAGIILGLLGSLLLILSNLTGTINVADPYAFLILSATLMYGININTIAFRLSHLPALTMTAWTFVFIGPISLIALFTTDFFAKVTTPENLQPSLYLLALGVVGSGLASVLFNRVVQLASGLFASSVTYLIPIVAIGWGIMDGERISFQQYLGMGVILTGIYLVNRRAKPSAVES, from the coding sequence GTGGACGATTCTTCTAAAAATCCTTTGCAAGCGTGGATTTTACTGATTCTGGTAGCCCTTACGTGGGGGACGTCCTTCATTTTAATTAAAAAGAGCTTAGGCACATTTAGCGTTACGGAAGTGGCAGCGGGGCGATTGTTTTTGGCTTCGCTTTTTTTTGTGCCCATTATGCTCAAAACCCGTAACCAAATTCCGCTCGACCGTTTCCCATTTATATTGGTATCGGCTTTGATGGGCTACGTGATTCCTGCTTTTTTGTTTGCCAAAGCAGGTACGCGCCTCAATAGCTCGTTGTCGGGGATGCTCAATTCGTTGAGCCCACTTTGTACGCTGGTGTTAGGCGTCGTATTTTTTGCCCAACCGCGCCGCCCTATGCAAATTGCGGGTATTATCTTGGGGCTATTGGGGTCTTTGTTACTGATTTTGTCAAATCTGACGGGGACTATTAACGTGGCTGACCCTTACGCGTTCCTGATTTTGAGTGCTACGCTGATGTATGGCATTAATATCAATACCATTGCGTTTCGACTGAGCCACTTACCAGCCTTGACCATGACGGCTTGGACGTTTGTGTTCATCGGTCCTATTTCACTAATTGCGCTGTTTACCACTGATTTTTTTGCCAAAGTAACAACTCCCGAAAATCTCCAACCTTCGCTCTATTTGTTGGCGTTGGGAGTGGTAGGGTCAGGGTTGGCGTCGGTGCTGTTTAATCGGGTGGTTCAGTTGGCGTCTGGGTTATTTGCATCGTCGGTGACGTACTTGATTCCGATTGTGGCAATTGGTTGGGGAATTATGGATGGCGAGCGTATTAGCTTTCAGCAATACCTCGGAATGGGGGTCATTTTAACGGGTATTTATTTAGTAAATCGCCGAGCGAAACCTTCGGCGGTAGAGTCGTAG